A genome region from Columba livia isolate bColLiv1 breed racing homer chromosome 2, bColLiv1.pat.W.v2, whole genome shotgun sequence includes the following:
- the NOS3 gene encoding nitric oxide synthase 3 isoform X1, producing the protein MGNLPAVLPGAARSCGLGLCSRQLSAAPEETPGTERRSSAPTRPAEPPRFARLKNWETGSIGYDTLCAQALQELPCSGQRCLGSLVLPRPLPAPAPEGTRPPQELLGLARDFISQYYLSLRRENSPAHAQRLREVEAAIAATGTYQLLEPELVFGAKQAWRNAARCVGRIQWNKLQVFDARDCASVAEMFSFLCTHIQYATNRGNIRSAITIFPQRTPGRGDFRIWNTQLIRYAGYRQPDGSVLGDPANVDITELCVQHGWSPGGGRFDVLPLLLQSPDEPPELFPLPPELVLEVPLQHPTLAWFAELGLRWYALPAVSNMLLEIGGLEFPAAPFNGWYMSSEIGTRNLCDSHRYNLLPEVALRMGLDTRTTSSLWKDKAAVEVNVAVLHSYQVAKVTIVDHHAATESFVKHMENELRTRGGCPADWVWIVPPISGSLTPVFHQEMVNYQLCPTFRYQPDAWKVYVSKGTTVTRRKTFKEVANAVKISAKLMGHMMARRVKATILYATETGKSRTYAWNLCQLFRHAFDPKVLCMDEYDVVSLEHETLVLVVTSTFGNGDPPECAESFSKALMEMTSPYTSTSQAEPPKSYKLRFNSVSQSDQLVASWKKKRRQLSNTDSAGTLGALRFAVFGLGSRAYPHFCAFARAVDTRLEELGGERILPMGEGDELCAQEESFHTWARLVFQAACETFCVGDGAAGAEELFAPPQGWKRQRHRLVGQPQGTDTLAGLSHLHKRRVFPCTVLSVENLQSEESSRATLLVRLGSGGQAELRFQPGDHLGVFPANRAELVRGLLGRVEEPPGPEQPVLVESLEGDPADGPRCWVPQSRLPPCTLAQALTFFLDVATPPSPRFLGLLATLAREPAQRQRLQQLSQDARLYEDWKWFRCPTLLEVLEEFPSVGLPASLLLTQLPLLQPRYYSISSAPGPSPGEIHLTVAVVTYHSENGQGPLHYGVCSTWLARLQPGDTVPAFIRGAPSFRLPPDPEVPCVLVGPGTGVAPFRSFWQHRLHQLRTGGGPLGSMVLVFGCRASALDHIYRQEMEEAQEGGALSQVLTAFSRQPGTPKTYVQDVLRTQLAAEVHRVLCQSAGHMYVCGDVTMATEVLQTVQHILVQQAGMTLGQAGDFISELRDKNRYHEDIFGLTFRTQEVAFRIRSQSFSMQERRQPGPAP; encoded by the exons ATGGGCAACCTGCCGGCCGTGCTGCCCGGCGCTGCCCGCTCCTGCGGCCTCGGCCTCTGCTCGCGCCAGCTCAGCGCCGCGCCCGAGGAGACCCCCGGCACCGAGCGCCGCAG CTCGGCGCCCACCCGCCCGGCGGAGCCGCCCCGCTTCGCCCGGCTGAAGAACTGGGAGACCGGGAGCATCGGCTACGACACGCTCTGTGCCCAGGCCCTGCAG GAGCTGCCGTGCTCGGGGCAGCGCTGCCTGGGCTCCCTGGTGCTGCCGCGGCCGCTGCCGGCGCCCGCCCCCGAGGGGACCCGGcccccccaggagctgctgggcctGGCCCGGGACTTCATCAGCCAGTACTACCTGTCCCTGCGGCG GGAGAACTCCCCGGCGCACGCCCAGCGGCTGCGGGAGGTGGAAGCCGCCATCGCCGCCACCGGCACCTACCAGCTGCTGGAGCCCGAGCTGGTGTTCGGCGCCAAGCAGGCCTGGCGCAACGCGGCGCGCTGCGTGGGCCGCATCCAGTGGAACAAGCTGCAG GTGTTTGACGCCCGGGACTGCGCCAGCGTGGCGGAGATGTTCAGCTTCCTCTGCACCCACATCCAATACGCCACCAACCGCGGCAACATTCG GTCGGCCATCACCATCTTCCCCCAGCGGACGCCAGGCCGGGGCGACTTCCGCATCTGGAACACGCAGCTGATCCGCTACGCCGGGTACCGGCAGCCCGACGGCTCCGTGCTGGGGGACCCGGCCAACGTCGACATCACCGAG CTCTGCGTCCAGCACGGCTGGAGCCCCGGCGGCGGCCGCTTCGAcgtgctgcccctgctgctgcagagccccGACGAGCCCCCCGAGCTCTTCCCCCTCCCGCCCGAGCTGGTCCTCGAGGTGCCCCTCCAGCACCCCAC GCTGGCGTGGTTCGCGGAGCTGGGGCTGCGCTGGTACGCGCTGCCGGCCGTGTCCAACATGCTGCTGGAGATCGGGGGGCTGGAGTTCCCGGCCGCCCCCTTTAACGGCTGGTACATGAGCAGCGAGATCGGCACCAGGAACCTCTGCGACAGCCACCGCTACAACCTGCTGCCG GAGGTGGCCCTGCGCATGGGGCTGGACACACGGACCACGTCGTCCCTCTGGAAGGACAAGGCGGCGGTGGAGGTGAACGTCGCCGTGCTGCACAGCTACCAG GTGGCCAAGGTGACGATCGTGGACCATCACGCGGCCACCGAGTCCTTCGTGAAGCACATGGAGAACGAGCTGCGGACGCGCGGGGGGTGCCCGGCCGACTGGGTCTGGATCGTGCCCCCCATCTCGGGCAGCCTCACCCCCGTCTTCCACCAGGAGATGGTCAACTACCAGCTCTGCCCCACTTTCCGCTACCAG CCCGACGCCTGGAAGGTCTACGTCTCCAAAGGCACCACCGTCACCAGGAGAAAGACCTTCAAGGAGGTGGCCAA CGCAGTGAAGATCTCGGCCAAGCTCATGGGACACATGATGGCACGGCGGGTCAAGGCCACCATCCTCTATGCCACCGAGACCGGCAAATCCCGCACCTACGCATGGAACCTCTGCCAGCTCTTCCGACACGCTTTTGACCCCAAG gtgctgtgcatgGATGAGTATGATGTGGTGTCCCTGGAGCATGAGACCTTGGTGCTGGTGGTGACCAGCACCTTCGGCAATGGGGACCCCCCCGAATGTGCGGAG AGCTTCTCCAAGGCGCTGATGGAGATGACCTCACCCTACACCAGCACATCCCAGGCTGAGCCGCCCAA GAGCTACAAGCTGCGGTTCAACAGTGTCTCACAGTCGGACCAGCTCGTTGCCTCCTGGAAGAAGAAGCGGCGGCAGCTGAGCAACACGGACAGCGCCGGCACGCTGGGCGCCCTGCG GTTCGCGGTGTTCGGGCTGGGGTCCCGCGCGTACCCCCACTTCTGCGCCTTCGCGCGGGCGGTGGACACGCGGCTGGAGGAGCTAGGGGGGGAGCGGATCCTGCCCATGGGGGAGGGCGACGAGCTGTGCGCACAGGAGGAGTCCTTCCACACCTGGGCCCGCCTCGTCTTCCAG gccGCCTGCGAGACCTTCTGCGTGGGGGacggggcggcgggggccgaGGAGCTGTTCGCTCCCCCGCAGGGCTGGAAGCGGCAGCGGCACCGGCTGGTCGGGCAGCCCCAGGGCACGGACACGCTGGCCG ggctgtcccaccTGCACAAGCGCCGGGTGTTCCCCTGCACGGTGCTTTCCGTGGAGAACCTGCAGAGCGAGGAGTCCAG CCGGGCCACGCTGCTGGTGCGGCTGGGCTCGGGGGGGCAGGCGGAGCTGCGCTTCCAGCCCGGCGACCACCTCGGCGTGTTCCCGGCCAACCGGGCCGAGCTGGTGCGGGGGCTGCTGGGCCGCGTGGAGGAGCCCCCGGGCCCCGAGCAGCCCGTCCTGGTGGAGAGCCTGGAGGGGGACCCGGCCG ACGGTCCGCGGTGCTGGGTGCCGCAGAGCCGCCTGCCCCCCTGCACCCTGGCCCAGGCGCTCACCTTCTTCCTGGACGTGGCAACACCCCCGAGTCCCCGTTTCCTGGGGCTCCTGGCCACGCTGGCACGGGAGCCGGCCCAGCGCCAGcgcctgcagcagctcagccag GACGCCCGGCTGTACGAGGACTGGAAGTGGTTCCGGTGCCCCACgctgctggaggtgctggaggagTTCCCGTCGGTGGGGCTGCCGGCGTCCCTGCTGCTCACCCAGCTGCCGCTGCTCCAGCCGCGATACTACTCCATCAGCTCCGcgcccggccccagccccggggAGATCCACCTCACCGTGGCCGTCGTCACCTACCACAGCGAGA atGGGCAGGGTCCCCTGCACTACGGCGTCTGCTCCACCTGGCTGGCGCGGCTGCAGCCCGGGGACACGGTGCCGGCCTTCATCCGCGG GGCCCCCTCGTTCCGCCTGCCACCTGACCCCGAGGTCCCCTGTGTCCTGGTGGGACCCGGCACCGGCGTTGCGCCCTTCCGCAGCTTCTGGCAGCACCGGCTGCACCAACTGCGAACCGGAg GCGGGCCCCTGGGCAGCATGGTGCTGGTGTTCGGCTGCCGCGCCTCGGCTCTGGACCACATCTACCGGCAGGAGATGGAGGAGGCGCAGGAGGGGGGGGCCCTCAGCCAGGTCCTCACCGCCTTCTCTCGCCAGCCCGGGACCCCCAAG ACCTACGTGCAGGACGTGCTGCGGACGCAGCTGGCGGCTGAGGTGCACCGAGTCCTGTGCCAGAGCGCCGGGCACATGTACGTGTGCGGGGACGTCACCATGGCCACCGAGGTGCTGCAGACGGTGCAGCACATCCTGGTGCAGCAGGCGGGCATGACGCTGGGGCAGGCGGGGGACTTCATCAGCGAGCTGCGG GACAAGAACCGCTACCACGAGGACATCTTCGGGCTGACGTTCCGCACACAGGAGGTTGCGTTCCGCATCCGCAGCCAGTCCTTCTCCATGCAGGAGCGCAGGCAGCCGGGCCCGGCCCCCTGA
- the NOS3 gene encoding nitric oxide synthase 3 isoform X2, which yields MGNLPAVLPGAARSCGLGLCSRQLSAAPEETPGTERRSSAPTRPAEPPRFARLKNWETGSIGYDTLCAQALQELPCSGQRCLGSLVLPRPLPAPAPEGTRPPQELLGLARDFISQYYLSLRRENSPAHAQRLREVEAAIAATGTYQLLEPELVFGAKQAWRNAARCVGRIQWNKLQVFDARDCASVAEMFSFLCTHIQYATNRGNIRSAITIFPQRTPGRGDFRIWNTQLIRYAGYRQPDGSVLGDPANVDITESPDEPPELFPLPPELVLEVPLQHPTLAWFAELGLRWYALPAVSNMLLEIGGLEFPAAPFNGWYMSSEIGTRNLCDSHRYNLLPEVALRMGLDTRTTSSLWKDKAAVEVNVAVLHSYQVAKVTIVDHHAATESFVKHMENELRTRGGCPADWVWIVPPISGSLTPVFHQEMVNYQLCPTFRYQPDAWKVYVSKGTTVTRRKTFKEVANAVKISAKLMGHMMARRVKATILYATETGKSRTYAWNLCQLFRHAFDPKVLCMDEYDVVSLEHETLVLVVTSTFGNGDPPECAESFSKALMEMTSPYTSTSQAEPPKSYKLRFNSVSQSDQLVASWKKKRRQLSNTDSAGTLGALRFAVFGLGSRAYPHFCAFARAVDTRLEELGGERILPMGEGDELCAQEESFHTWARLVFQAACETFCVGDGAAGAEELFAPPQGWKRQRHRLVGQPQGTDTLAGLSHLHKRRVFPCTVLSVENLQSEESSRATLLVRLGSGGQAELRFQPGDHLGVFPANRAELVRGLLGRVEEPPGPEQPVLVESLEGDPADGPRCWVPQSRLPPCTLAQALTFFLDVATPPSPRFLGLLATLAREPAQRQRLQQLSQDARLYEDWKWFRCPTLLEVLEEFPSVGLPASLLLTQLPLLQPRYYSISSAPGPSPGEIHLTVAVVTYHSENGQGPLHYGVCSTWLARLQPGDTVPAFIRGAPSFRLPPDPEVPCVLVGPGTGVAPFRSFWQHRLHQLRTGGGPLGSMVLVFGCRASALDHIYRQEMEEAQEGGALSQVLTAFSRQPGTPKTYVQDVLRTQLAAEVHRVLCQSAGHMYVCGDVTMATEVLQTVQHILVQQAGMTLGQAGDFISELRDKNRYHEDIFGLTFRTQEVAFRIRSQSFSMQERRQPGPAP from the exons ATGGGCAACCTGCCGGCCGTGCTGCCCGGCGCTGCCCGCTCCTGCGGCCTCGGCCTCTGCTCGCGCCAGCTCAGCGCCGCGCCCGAGGAGACCCCCGGCACCGAGCGCCGCAG CTCGGCGCCCACCCGCCCGGCGGAGCCGCCCCGCTTCGCCCGGCTGAAGAACTGGGAGACCGGGAGCATCGGCTACGACACGCTCTGTGCCCAGGCCCTGCAG GAGCTGCCGTGCTCGGGGCAGCGCTGCCTGGGCTCCCTGGTGCTGCCGCGGCCGCTGCCGGCGCCCGCCCCCGAGGGGACCCGGcccccccaggagctgctgggcctGGCCCGGGACTTCATCAGCCAGTACTACCTGTCCCTGCGGCG GGAGAACTCCCCGGCGCACGCCCAGCGGCTGCGGGAGGTGGAAGCCGCCATCGCCGCCACCGGCACCTACCAGCTGCTGGAGCCCGAGCTGGTGTTCGGCGCCAAGCAGGCCTGGCGCAACGCGGCGCGCTGCGTGGGCCGCATCCAGTGGAACAAGCTGCAG GTGTTTGACGCCCGGGACTGCGCCAGCGTGGCGGAGATGTTCAGCTTCCTCTGCACCCACATCCAATACGCCACCAACCGCGGCAACATTCG GTCGGCCATCACCATCTTCCCCCAGCGGACGCCAGGCCGGGGCGACTTCCGCATCTGGAACACGCAGCTGATCCGCTACGCCGGGTACCGGCAGCCCGACGGCTCCGTGCTGGGGGACCCGGCCAACGTCGACATCACCGAG agccccGACGAGCCCCCCGAGCTCTTCCCCCTCCCGCCCGAGCTGGTCCTCGAGGTGCCCCTCCAGCACCCCAC GCTGGCGTGGTTCGCGGAGCTGGGGCTGCGCTGGTACGCGCTGCCGGCCGTGTCCAACATGCTGCTGGAGATCGGGGGGCTGGAGTTCCCGGCCGCCCCCTTTAACGGCTGGTACATGAGCAGCGAGATCGGCACCAGGAACCTCTGCGACAGCCACCGCTACAACCTGCTGCCG GAGGTGGCCCTGCGCATGGGGCTGGACACACGGACCACGTCGTCCCTCTGGAAGGACAAGGCGGCGGTGGAGGTGAACGTCGCCGTGCTGCACAGCTACCAG GTGGCCAAGGTGACGATCGTGGACCATCACGCGGCCACCGAGTCCTTCGTGAAGCACATGGAGAACGAGCTGCGGACGCGCGGGGGGTGCCCGGCCGACTGGGTCTGGATCGTGCCCCCCATCTCGGGCAGCCTCACCCCCGTCTTCCACCAGGAGATGGTCAACTACCAGCTCTGCCCCACTTTCCGCTACCAG CCCGACGCCTGGAAGGTCTACGTCTCCAAAGGCACCACCGTCACCAGGAGAAAGACCTTCAAGGAGGTGGCCAA CGCAGTGAAGATCTCGGCCAAGCTCATGGGACACATGATGGCACGGCGGGTCAAGGCCACCATCCTCTATGCCACCGAGACCGGCAAATCCCGCACCTACGCATGGAACCTCTGCCAGCTCTTCCGACACGCTTTTGACCCCAAG gtgctgtgcatgGATGAGTATGATGTGGTGTCCCTGGAGCATGAGACCTTGGTGCTGGTGGTGACCAGCACCTTCGGCAATGGGGACCCCCCCGAATGTGCGGAG AGCTTCTCCAAGGCGCTGATGGAGATGACCTCACCCTACACCAGCACATCCCAGGCTGAGCCGCCCAA GAGCTACAAGCTGCGGTTCAACAGTGTCTCACAGTCGGACCAGCTCGTTGCCTCCTGGAAGAAGAAGCGGCGGCAGCTGAGCAACACGGACAGCGCCGGCACGCTGGGCGCCCTGCG GTTCGCGGTGTTCGGGCTGGGGTCCCGCGCGTACCCCCACTTCTGCGCCTTCGCGCGGGCGGTGGACACGCGGCTGGAGGAGCTAGGGGGGGAGCGGATCCTGCCCATGGGGGAGGGCGACGAGCTGTGCGCACAGGAGGAGTCCTTCCACACCTGGGCCCGCCTCGTCTTCCAG gccGCCTGCGAGACCTTCTGCGTGGGGGacggggcggcgggggccgaGGAGCTGTTCGCTCCCCCGCAGGGCTGGAAGCGGCAGCGGCACCGGCTGGTCGGGCAGCCCCAGGGCACGGACACGCTGGCCG ggctgtcccaccTGCACAAGCGCCGGGTGTTCCCCTGCACGGTGCTTTCCGTGGAGAACCTGCAGAGCGAGGAGTCCAG CCGGGCCACGCTGCTGGTGCGGCTGGGCTCGGGGGGGCAGGCGGAGCTGCGCTTCCAGCCCGGCGACCACCTCGGCGTGTTCCCGGCCAACCGGGCCGAGCTGGTGCGGGGGCTGCTGGGCCGCGTGGAGGAGCCCCCGGGCCCCGAGCAGCCCGTCCTGGTGGAGAGCCTGGAGGGGGACCCGGCCG ACGGTCCGCGGTGCTGGGTGCCGCAGAGCCGCCTGCCCCCCTGCACCCTGGCCCAGGCGCTCACCTTCTTCCTGGACGTGGCAACACCCCCGAGTCCCCGTTTCCTGGGGCTCCTGGCCACGCTGGCACGGGAGCCGGCCCAGCGCCAGcgcctgcagcagctcagccag GACGCCCGGCTGTACGAGGACTGGAAGTGGTTCCGGTGCCCCACgctgctggaggtgctggaggagTTCCCGTCGGTGGGGCTGCCGGCGTCCCTGCTGCTCACCCAGCTGCCGCTGCTCCAGCCGCGATACTACTCCATCAGCTCCGcgcccggccccagccccggggAGATCCACCTCACCGTGGCCGTCGTCACCTACCACAGCGAGA atGGGCAGGGTCCCCTGCACTACGGCGTCTGCTCCACCTGGCTGGCGCGGCTGCAGCCCGGGGACACGGTGCCGGCCTTCATCCGCGG GGCCCCCTCGTTCCGCCTGCCACCTGACCCCGAGGTCCCCTGTGTCCTGGTGGGACCCGGCACCGGCGTTGCGCCCTTCCGCAGCTTCTGGCAGCACCGGCTGCACCAACTGCGAACCGGAg GCGGGCCCCTGGGCAGCATGGTGCTGGTGTTCGGCTGCCGCGCCTCGGCTCTGGACCACATCTACCGGCAGGAGATGGAGGAGGCGCAGGAGGGGGGGGCCCTCAGCCAGGTCCTCACCGCCTTCTCTCGCCAGCCCGGGACCCCCAAG ACCTACGTGCAGGACGTGCTGCGGACGCAGCTGGCGGCTGAGGTGCACCGAGTCCTGTGCCAGAGCGCCGGGCACATGTACGTGTGCGGGGACGTCACCATGGCCACCGAGGTGCTGCAGACGGTGCAGCACATCCTGGTGCAGCAGGCGGGCATGACGCTGGGGCAGGCGGGGGACTTCATCAGCGAGCTGCGG GACAAGAACCGCTACCACGAGGACATCTTCGGGCTGACGTTCCGCACACAGGAGGTTGCGTTCCGCATCCGCAGCCAGTCCTTCTCCATGCAGGAGCGCAGGCAGCCGGGCCCGGCCCCCTGA